Proteins encoded in a region of the Acidobacteriota bacterium genome:
- a CDS encoding DUF349 domain-containing protein has translation MGILDKLKPQPRWKHADPAIRLEALRELTDAVELAAIAEGDPDAKVRRAAIDLVTDPAVLGRVTTTDADQAIKDAAADRLLGIATDPADPTISTAAARLLTDNRRLSTLAKSAAADAVREVALSRLSDERSLGGVARQAKVESTALAACARLTSTDELLDTTLNSAHKDVALAAFDRLAATASTPLAEDAALLKTIESRSQQKAVARRAKTMLQAIEEAENARRAAEEELRRQEALLCDTVESLTDISDPDRADADLTRISAAWQALSGPDAAAARRFTAGEEAARARITQRRNEIEAAEEKARRRGEALASREALCQRVETIEGDDIIEQLVPIEEEWAQLTPLVGNGREADQLASRFAQAVGACRKRHALGAALQETRASLETLVVEAEALPAQGDEAADGRWQALSRDARAMVATLADASRPATDLADRLAVVSRAFEAREAAVREAAEKSKLDLAVKLQRLAERAKRTAESETITLREGERVLRDVMTALEEAGSGDHTKEVTEAIAALRVQQETVAPRVKHLRDMDDWRRFANAQQQEQLIAMAEAIVASLKAEEEAGKTAELAATAKALREFHLRWQEVADAPRHSAQRLWDRFKTATDFIRSRCEIYFAKLREERGANVAAKAALVEQAEALATSTDWAKTAAKFQELQKAWQDTGPVPRDAARDLAQRFRAACNTFFTQRRDDLMSKKKEWAENLARKEALCVRAEELAESTEWDAASSEMKKLQADWKTIGPVRHNKSEVIWTRFRSAADKFFERYHNRHQIAAAEKIAEHVALVVALETLAAVEEAPEDLAAQVQTLRTTISKAPVVVSPEMKDLHGRWKAALATLVAKWPAAFAGTDLDPAAIHERMEKLIAKVEALIKEEKPAVASNKSATELLAERLRSALASNAMGHRADDSKWRAAGETVEEAQDAWQRIAPVPSEDTHALEARFKAACKRVMEQVKLHVSAPVGGPGGGFGGGRPGGRPGSSGVQGPGSRGSRGRDGGRGPGVQARVRPERPEERRATRRSLKRLTELAELRKWRN, from the coding sequence GTGGGCATCCTCGATAAACTCAAGCCGCAACCCCGTTGGAAACACGCTGACCCCGCCATCAGGCTCGAGGCGCTTCGCGAACTGACCGACGCCGTTGAGTTGGCGGCCATCGCGGAAGGCGACCCGGACGCCAAAGTCCGGCGCGCGGCCATTGACCTCGTGACCGACCCGGCTGTTCTTGGGCGTGTGACCACAACTGATGCAGACCAGGCCATCAAGGATGCCGCAGCGGATCGCCTGCTGGGAATTGCTACCGACCCTGCTGATCCCACCATTTCGACGGCAGCAGCCCGTCTGCTGACCGACAACAGGCGCCTGTCAACGTTGGCCAAGAGCGCGGCGGCCGACGCCGTTCGCGAAGTGGCCCTGAGCCGGCTGTCCGACGAACGATCGCTCGGCGGCGTGGCCCGCCAGGCCAAGGTTGAAAGCACGGCCCTTGCGGCCTGCGCGCGGCTGACCTCGACCGACGAATTGCTCGACACCACGCTCAACAGTGCCCACAAGGATGTGGCGCTGGCGGCATTTGATCGCCTGGCCGCCACGGCCTCCACACCACTGGCCGAAGACGCGGCCCTGCTCAAGACGATTGAATCCCGGTCGCAGCAGAAAGCCGTGGCGCGTCGCGCAAAGACGATGCTGCAGGCGATTGAAGAGGCAGAAAACGCACGCCGGGCGGCCGAAGAAGAGCTGCGGCGCCAGGAGGCGCTGCTCTGCGACACCGTCGAAAGCCTGACAGACATTTCAGATCCCGACCGCGCGGACGCCGACCTGACGCGTATCAGCGCAGCGTGGCAGGCCCTGTCGGGGCCCGATGCGGCCGCAGCGCGGCGATTCACGGCCGGCGAAGAAGCCGCACGCGCGCGCATCACGCAGCGCCGCAATGAAATTGAAGCCGCGGAAGAGAAGGCCCGCCGGCGCGGTGAGGCGCTCGCCAGCCGCGAAGCGCTCTGCCAGCGTGTGGAAACGATCGAAGGCGACGACATCATCGAACAGCTCGTCCCGATCGAAGAAGAGTGGGCGCAGCTCACGCCGCTGGTGGGGAATGGCCGCGAGGCGGATCAGCTGGCCTCACGATTTGCGCAGGCCGTCGGCGCCTGCCGCAAGCGGCACGCCCTCGGCGCCGCCCTGCAAGAGACCCGTGCCTCGCTCGAGACGCTCGTAGTTGAGGCTGAAGCCCTGCCCGCACAGGGAGATGAGGCAGCTGACGGCCGTTGGCAGGCCCTGTCGCGCGACGCTCGCGCGATGGTGGCCACACTTGCCGACGCGTCGCGCCCTGCCACTGACCTGGCGGATCGCCTGGCCGTCGTCTCACGCGCGTTCGAAGCGCGTGAGGCGGCGGTACGCGAAGCGGCGGAGAAGTCGAAGCTCGATCTGGCCGTGAAGCTCCAGCGCCTGGCCGAACGCGCGAAGCGCACAGCCGAATCCGAAACGATCACGTTGCGCGAGGGTGAACGCGTATTGCGCGATGTGATGACCGCGCTTGAAGAAGCGGGTTCGGGCGATCACACGAAGGAAGTGACCGAGGCCATTGCCGCGCTGCGCGTGCAACAGGAAACGGTTGCGCCGCGCGTGAAGCATCTGCGCGACATGGACGACTGGCGCCGCTTCGCCAACGCGCAGCAGCAGGAGCAGCTCATCGCGATGGCCGAAGCCATCGTGGCGTCGCTCAAGGCCGAAGAAGAGGCCGGCAAAACTGCGGAGCTGGCCGCCACGGCGAAAGCACTGCGCGAGTTCCACCTGCGCTGGCAGGAAGTGGCCGACGCGCCGCGCCACTCGGCGCAGCGGCTGTGGGATCGCTTCAAGACCGCCACCGACTTCATTCGCAGCCGGTGCGAAATCTACTTCGCCAAGTTGCGCGAGGAACGCGGGGCCAATGTGGCGGCCAAGGCCGCGCTTGTGGAGCAGGCCGAGGCACTCGCCACATCAACCGACTGGGCCAAGACCGCCGCGAAGTTCCAGGAACTTCAGAAGGCGTGGCAGGATACGGGCCCCGTTCCGCGCGATGCCGCCCGCGATCTGGCGCAGCGATTCCGTGCCGCGTGCAACACGTTCTTCACGCAACGGCGCGACGACCTGATGTCCAAGAAGAAGGAGTGGGCCGAAAACCTCGCGCGCAAAGAGGCGCTGTGCGTACGCGCAGAGGAATTGGCTGAGTCCACCGAGTGGGATGCCGCGTCTTCCGAGATGAAGAAGCTGCAGGCCGACTGGAAGACCATCGGCCCCGTGCGCCACAACAAGAGCGAAGTGATCTGGACCCGTTTCCGGTCTGCGGCCGACAAGTTCTTTGAGCGGTACCACAACCGGCACCAGATCGCCGCGGCGGAGAAGATCGCCGAACACGTGGCGCTCGTCGTGGCGCTCGAGACGTTGGCGGCCGTCGAAGAGGCGCCTGAAGACCTGGCAGCCCAGGTGCAGACACTGCGCACCACCATTTCGAAGGCGCCAGTTGTGGTCAGCCCCGAGATGAAGGATCTGCACGGACGCTGGAAGGCAGCACTGGCCACACTCGTCGCCAAGTGGCCGGCCGCGTTTGCGGGCACCGATCTTGACCCGGCGGCCATCCATGAACGCATGGAGAAACTCATCGCCAAGGTTGAGGCGCTCATCAAGGAAGAGAAGCCGGCCGTGGCATCCAACAAGTCGGCCACGGAACTGCTGGCCGAGCGGTTGCGCTCAGCGCTGGCCAGTAACGCCATGGGCCACCGCGCCGACGATTCGAAGTGGCGCGCCGCGGGCGAAACGGTTGAGGAAGCTCAGGATGCGTGGCAGCGGATTGCTCCGGTGCCAAGCGAAGACACACACGCGCTCGAAGCCAGGTTCAAGGCAGCCTGCAAGCGCGTCATGGAACAGGTGAAGCTGCACGTCAGCGCGCCTGTGGGTGGCCCCGGCGGCGGTTTCGGAGGAGGCCGCCCCGGAGGCCGGCCCGGTTCTTCAGGCGTCCAGGGTCCAGGGTCCAGGGGGTCCCGGGGTCGTGATGGCGGTCGGGGTCCAGGGGTCCAGGCGCGGGTCCGGCCCGAACGCCCGGAAGAACGACGCGCAACCCGTCGGAGCCTGAAGAGACTGACTGAACTGGCGGAACTGAGGAAATGGCGGAACTGA
- a CDS encoding amidohydrolase → MNLKPRFLAPVLGILLVSTSSAQQQVAPATLVLNNGRVVTADDARPVAEAIAVNGDTIVALGTNAEIGRYIGPATQVINLAGQTAIPGFIEGHGHFTGIGQAKLGLELMNVKSWDEIVKMVGDAAAKARPGQWIIGRGWHQEKWSSVPQPSVEGFPTHESLDKVSPNNPVYLTHASGHASFANAKAMELSNLTAKTPNPAGGEILKDKAGNPTGLLRETASGLIRRGAGQPVPTAEEREAEGEQVIELANREILSKGVTSFQDAGSSFTEVERFKRMIDAGRLQARLWVMIRGGGSPEQLSRGRVIDYGNKHLTVRAIKISVDGALGSRGAWLLAPYSDSVTSSGLGRDLENVRTTAQLAIDHGYQLCLHAIGDRANREVLNIYEEAFRKNNRNGKDLRWRVEHAQHIHRNDIPRFGQLGVIAAMQGIHATSDAPYVTARLGAERAEEGAYVWQKLMKSGGMVINGTDAPVEDVDPIASYYATVTRKVADGSVFFPDQRMSRIEGLKSYTLWAAYGAFEENTKGSLTPGKLADIVVLSKDITTVPDDEIRQAKVVYTIVGGRVVYR, encoded by the coding sequence ATGAATCTGAAACCACGTTTTCTCGCGCCAGTCCTCGGAATCCTGTTGGTGAGCACGTCATCTGCCCAGCAACAAGTGGCGCCCGCCACCCTTGTGCTCAACAACGGGCGGGTCGTCACGGCTGATGACGCGCGGCCGGTGGCTGAGGCCATCGCGGTGAACGGCGACACGATTGTGGCGCTGGGCACCAACGCCGAGATTGGCCGCTACATCGGGCCGGCAACGCAGGTCATCAATCTGGCGGGACAGACGGCGATTCCCGGATTCATCGAAGGGCACGGCCACTTCACCGGCATTGGCCAGGCGAAGCTGGGCCTGGAACTGATGAACGTCAAGAGCTGGGATGAGATCGTCAAGATGGTGGGCGATGCGGCCGCCAAGGCTCGGCCCGGACAATGGATCATCGGGCGCGGCTGGCATCAGGAGAAGTGGTCGTCAGTACCGCAGCCAAGCGTGGAAGGGTTTCCCACGCATGAGTCGCTCGACAAGGTCTCGCCAAACAATCCCGTGTACCTGACCCATGCCAGCGGTCACGCGTCGTTTGCGAATGCCAAGGCCATGGAGCTGTCGAACCTGACGGCGAAGACCCCGAATCCGGCCGGCGGCGAAATTCTGAAAGACAAAGCGGGGAATCCGACGGGACTTCTTCGCGAAACCGCATCGGGCCTGATTCGACGCGGCGCCGGTCAGCCGGTGCCCACGGCCGAGGAGCGCGAAGCGGAAGGCGAACAGGTCATCGAACTCGCGAACCGCGAGATTCTGTCGAAGGGCGTGACCAGTTTCCAGGATGCCGGCTCGAGCTTTACTGAGGTCGAGCGCTTCAAGCGGATGATTGATGCCGGACGGCTGCAGGCGCGGCTGTGGGTGATGATTCGCGGCGGTGGCAGTCCCGAGCAGTTATCGCGGGGACGTGTGATCGACTACGGCAACAAACACCTGACGGTGCGCGCCATCAAGATCTCGGTGGACGGCGCGCTGGGGTCGCGCGGTGCCTGGCTGCTCGCGCCGTATTCGGATTCAGTCACCAGTTCCGGCCTCGGCCGCGACCTCGAGAATGTGCGGACCACGGCGCAACTCGCGATCGACCACGGCTATCAGTTGTGCCTGCATGCGATCGGCGACCGCGCCAATCGCGAAGTGCTCAACATCTATGAAGAGGCGTTCCGCAAGAACAACCGCAATGGCAAAGACCTGCGCTGGCGCGTGGAGCATGCGCAGCACATCCATCGCAATGACATTCCGCGGTTCGGCCAACTCGGCGTTATCGCCGCGATGCAGGGCATTCACGCCACGTCCGACGCGCCATACGTGACGGCGCGCCTGGGCGCCGAGCGCGCGGAAGAAGGCGCCTACGTGTGGCAGAAGCTGATGAAGTCAGGCGGCATGGTGATCAACGGCACCGACGCGCCGGTGGAGGACGTGGATCCGATCGCGAGTTATTACGCCACGGTCACCCGCAAGGTGGCGGATGGTTCGGTGTTCTTCCCCGATCAGCGGATGTCGCGTATTGAAGGACTCAAGTCCTACACACTCTGGGCCGCCTACGGCGCGTTCGAAGAAAACACCAAGGGGTCACTGACGCCAGGCAAACTCGCGGACATCGTGGTGCTCTCGAAAGACATCACTACTGTTCCAGACGACGAAATCCGCCAAGCGAAAGTCGTGTATACGATCGTGGGAGGCAGAGTCGTATACAGATAG
- a CDS encoding MFS transporter produces the protein MSDRLFTPRFFVMCAYTFTVFVSLFQLLPAAPYHVLALGGTTFAAGLFLGFLTYASALSAPITGQIADRLGHRRVLIVVSLVLAVFSMSYAFITNYRVLLGFVFVHGLFWSGLLAASGAYMTATLPETRRAEGLGYWGLSSVTALAIAPPFGFWVFSFGWATMCFEVAALNLIMAAIAWHLPDDRDEAATLPPRPRTLQDLVEWRVLALSVSMALIAFGYGSLTSFSAMFADELGVSPRSLFLTVMASAILVGRISVGRFLDKIGHRRALLPCLAATALGMTMLALANGIVMFLLAALVFGAGFGLVYPAYTAYIMKRIPQWRRGAAFGAMLAAFDTGVGSGSTVMGGLIHQLGFRPAFGIAAALAVLSLPYFVFAEKRIGFK, from the coding sequence TTGTCCGATCGCCTCTTCACCCCACGGTTTTTCGTGATGTGCGCGTACACGTTCACCGTGTTCGTGTCGCTGTTCCAGTTGCTGCCGGCGGCGCCGTATCACGTGCTGGCGCTTGGGGGCACCACGTTTGCGGCGGGGCTGTTTCTTGGATTCCTGACGTACGCGTCTGCGCTCTCGGCGCCGATTACCGGGCAGATCGCGGATCGCCTCGGACATCGCCGCGTCCTGATCGTCGTCAGCCTTGTGCTCGCGGTGTTTTCGATGAGCTACGCGTTCATCACGAATTACCGTGTGTTGCTCGGCTTTGTGTTTGTGCACGGGTTGTTCTGGTCGGGGCTGCTGGCGGCTTCGGGCGCGTATATGACCGCCACGTTGCCTGAAACCCGGCGCGCTGAGGGGCTGGGATATTGGGGATTGTCGTCGGTCACGGCGCTTGCGATCGCGCCGCCATTCGGGTTCTGGGTCTTCAGCTTCGGCTGGGCCACGATGTGTTTTGAGGTGGCCGCGCTGAATCTGATCATGGCGGCCATCGCCTGGCATCTGCCCGATGATCGCGACGAAGCGGCGACGCTCCCTCCCCGGCCCCGCACACTTCAGGATCTCGTGGAGTGGCGCGTGCTCGCGCTGTCCGTGTCCATGGCGCTCATCGCATTCGGATACGGTAGCCTGACCAGCTTTTCAGCCATGTTCGCTGATGAGCTGGGTGTCTCGCCCCGCAGTCTCTTTCTCACGGTGATGGCCTCGGCCATTCTGGTCGGTCGCATCTCGGTGGGTCGTTTCCTCGACAAGATCGGCCACCGGCGCGCGCTGTTGCCGTGCCTGGCCGCCACCGCGCTGGGCATGACGATGCTGGCTTTGGCGAACGGGATCGTGATGTTCTTGCTGGCCGCGCTGGTGTTCGGCGCAGGGTTCGGCCTTGTGTATCCGGCCTACACCGCGTACATCATGAAGCGCATTCCGCAGTGGCGGCGCGGGGCGGCGTTTGGCGCCATGCTCGCGGCCTTTGATACGGGTGTCGGCAGCGGGTCCACGGTGATGGGCGGTCTGATTCACCAACTTGGGTTCCGCCCCGCGTTTGGCATCGCTGCGGCCCTCGCCGTCCTGTCGCTGCCGTATTTCGTGTTTGCGGAAAAACGGATCGGATTCAAGTGA
- a CDS encoding serine hydrolase — MAVAWRPLSGTKGEEILIRPDLRFHAASTMKVPVMIELFRQVENGLRKLDDKVLVTNQFTSIFDGSPYILSATEDSDGETYKAMGKPLSLRALVDASITVSSNLATNILIEHLRATNVQATVDTMGAVGMQVMRGVEDQKAFDAGKNNTTDARGLLVLFEAIGRGTAVNPKASAAMIEILKRQKFNDGIPAGLPADTPVAHKTGWITRIHHDAGIVYAARPYVLVILTRGIADRAVSAKLMADISRVIARAAN; from the coding sequence GTGGCTGTGGCCTGGCGCCCATTAAGCGGCACGAAGGGTGAAGAGATCCTCATTCGCCCCGACCTGAGGTTCCACGCCGCCTCCACCATGAAAGTGCCGGTGATGATCGAGCTATTCCGGCAGGTGGAAAACGGGTTGCGCAAACTCGACGACAAAGTGCTGGTCACCAACCAGTTCACGAGCATCTTTGACGGGAGCCCGTACATCCTCTCAGCCACGGAGGACTCCGACGGCGAAACGTACAAGGCCATGGGTAAGCCGCTGAGTCTTCGCGCGCTTGTGGATGCGTCGATTACCGTCAGCAGCAATCTGGCCACCAACATCCTCATCGAACACCTGCGGGCGACAAACGTGCAGGCCACGGTGGACACGATGGGTGCCGTTGGCATGCAGGTCATGCGCGGCGTCGAAGATCAGAAGGCCTTTGACGCCGGCAAGAACAACACCACGGATGCGCGCGGCCTGTTGGTGCTCTTTGAGGCGATCGGGCGCGGCACTGCCGTGAACCCGAAGGCCAGCGCGGCGATGATCGAAATCCTGAAGCGTCAGAAGTTCAATGACGGCATCCCTGCGGGCCTGCCGGCCGACACGCCCGTGGCGCACAAGACCGGATGGATCACGCGCATCCATCACGACGCGGGCATCGTGTATGCCGCGCGCCCCTATGTGCTGGTGATTCTCACGCGCGGCATTGCTGATCGCGCGGTCAGCGCGAAACTGATGGCCGACATCAGCCGCGTTATTGCTCGCGCAGCAAATTAA